Below is a genomic region from Candidatus Melainabacteria bacterium RIFOXYA2_FULL_32_9.
ATCAGGACGAATTTAAAAAATTTGGCGATACAATCGTTCAATAAACTCCATAATAATGATTCTTTTGACGATTTAATGAATGATCTCTGTAAATCATAAAAGGGTCACTCTTAGAGTGACCCTTTTATGATTTGTAATTCTCTATTTATAAAATTACGGCACCTTTTATATCTACATCTATTGTTTTAATAGTAGAATTGATCCCTGAGGCTTCCCAGGTGGAACTTACTATTTCTTTTATTTCTTCAACAACATTATTTCTGGAAATTACAAGAATACTTGGCCCTGCACCACTTATGACGGTACCGAGTATATCTATTTCTTTTAAGTTTTCTTTAATTTCGTTATAACCAGGTACCAGTCTGCTGCGATACGGCTGGTGTAATCTATCTGTTAATGCATATTTCATTAATTCATCGTCTTTAGAATGCAAAGCTTCTATGAACATTGCACATCTCTTTGCATTAAAAGCAGCATCTGAGAAGTTAACTACCTGAGGAAGGACTGATCTTGAAATCTGAGTAGCAAGTTCATAATCAGGTATACAAACGGTTAATTTCCATTCCTGAGGCCAATCGACTTTTCTATATATAATACTACCGTCATCCTCTGCTGAAGATAATACAAAACCTCCTAACATAGCAGGTGTAATATTATCAGGATGGCCTTCAACTTCGTTAGCTACTGATAGTAAAGCAGCTTCATCAGCAGGATTGCCTAATAACTGATTTGCTGCTAAAACCCCACCCATTATAACAGAAGCACTACTCCCTAAACCTTTTGCGATAGGTATATTAGACTGAATATTGATTCTTAATGCCGGTGGAGTTTGTCCTGTATAGTTATAAAGAAGTTCTATAGCTTTATAAATTACGTTAGATTCGTTAGTTGGAATTAAAGAGCTAGTTGTTCCTTCTTCCTCTTCACCCAGAATATTTATTTGAAGTCCGGTTGTTGGATAAACAGTTTCTTCTACTGTTATAACATTATATAAAGATAATGCTATTCCGAAACAATCAAATCCCGGTCCTAAATTTGCCGTAGTAGCGGGTACCTTAACGCTTACTTTCACTATTGTATTCCTTTTCCAAACCTTCTACATTTTTTGCCGGTGCTACTATCGAGATAATATAAGGGTCATTAAAATATTTATTAGCTGTATTTGTAATATCTTCTGCTGTAATAGAATTTATTAAATCAGGAAATTCATAATTATATTTAAATCCCTTACCGGTTACCTCAAACCAGCCTAGATTATGTGCTTTTTCTTGATTTGTTTCTTGTGATAACGCAAATTGTCCTATCAATTTTTGTTTTACTTCATCCAGCTCCTTTTTACTTATTGGTTCTGTTTTTATTCTTTTTATTTCATTTAAAAAGCCTTCTTTTACAGCTTTTATATTTTCAGGCTTAGTACCTATATATAACACAAAGAAACTATTATCAAGCCTTGAAGGATATGCGCTGCTAACTACGTAAGCCAGCCCCTGTTTTTCTCTCAAATTTACAAAAAGCCTTGAACTCAGACCATTTCCAAGAAGTCCGTTAATTATTTTTAAGCTGGCATATTCTTTATCCTGAGTTATTCCTGTAACAGGCCATCCTAAAACCATTGAAGCAGCGGTGGTATCTTTTTTTATGATGCTGAGCTGATTTTGCTCTTTTGCTTTATAACTTGTTTTTAGCTCATTAATGTTAATTTTTTTTCCTTCTTGTTTTGGGAAATAAGTCTGTAATTTACTTATTAAATCATTAGTATCTATATTTCCGGATACAGATATAACCATATTTTCAGGAATAAAATATTCATCATGAAATTTAACTAAATCTTCCCTGTTAACCTTATTTATATTTTTCTCTATAACTTCTCCAACATAGCCATAGGGATGGTTAGGATACATTTTTTTTGTGAAGTTTTCGAAAGCATAAGAAAGAGGCGTATCACGCGATTCTTTAATTCCTTGAACAGTATCGATTTTAGCTTTTTCTATATATTCAGGATTGAATACAGGATTATTGATGATATCAGCTAAAATTTCAAGAGCCTTATTGAAATCAGAAGCTGTGGATTTGAGTTTTATTTCAAAATAGTCAGCCTCTGAAGAAGGTGCAATAATAATACCGGAATTTTCAAGCTCCTTTGATATTTCTAAGGCATTTCTACTTTTTGTCCCTTTCATTAATGTTGCTGCCAATATATCCTGTAGTCCTGGCTGGGCTACAAGTAAGTCGCCACCTTTAACAAAGATGCTGAGTGATATTATCTCATTTGAATCATTTTTTTCTGTAATTAGAGTCATATTATTATCTAAGATATATTTTGAAGCATTTTTATAAGATTCTTGTGGTTTTTGTGTGTAATTTATATTTATATCATTAGGTAATAATGCTGATGTAGCCATTCTTGATTCTGGAAGATATTTTTTTACGGCATATTGAATATCATCTGCGGTAATTTTATTAATATCATTAATATATTCAGTATAATAATCCAGCTTACCGCCAATTGTCATAGAATAACCAATAGAGTTGGCTATATTTTCAACAGATTCATTACCATATAAAAACTCTCTTTGAAGCCTTGTTTTTGCCTTTTCCAGCTCTTCTTTGGTAACCTTTTCATTTCTTAATTTATCAAGCTCTTTTAAAACAGCCTTTTTAGTGAGTACATAATTTTCCGGTTTTAAATCAGCATCTATAAAG
It encodes:
- a CDS encoding homoserine kinase; protein product: MVKVSVKVPATTANLGPGFDCFGIALSLYNVITVEETVYPTTGLQINILGEEEEGTTSSLIPTNESNVIYKAIELLYNYTGQTPPALRINIQSNIPIAKGLGSSASVIMGGVLAANQLLGNPADEAALLSVANEVEGHPDNITPAMLGGFVLSSAEDDGSIIYRKVDWPQEWKLTVCIPDYELATQISRSVLPQVVNFSDAAFNAKRCAMFIEALHSKDDELMKYALTDRLHQPYRSRLVPGYNEIKENLKEIDILGTVISGAGPSILVISRNNVVEEIKEIVSSTWEASGINSTIKTIDVDIKGAVIL